The Lycium ferocissimum isolate CSIRO_LF1 chromosome 1, AGI_CSIRO_Lferr_CH_V1, whole genome shotgun sequence genome includes a region encoding these proteins:
- the LOC132030553 gene encoding fasciclin-like arabinogalactan protein 3, whose product MNRSIVPLLCSFLLLSAFSASAFNVTKILSQYPDYSNFNDLLSKTGLASDINSRSTITLLAIPNGAIGDLTSKSDDVVKRILSTHVVLDYYDPMKLKSMKDKTAKLTTMFQQSGKASNDQGFLNVTAKDNTFVFGSAVKGAQLNSRLEKSVMNQPYNISILGISQPIVTPGLDGTLAPVSAPPPKANAPSSPKSSPPAESPDDEAESPDDEAESPAPSEEDTKAPAPSKDADSPSADSPPADAQSPSSSSAGKLKISFGLFVVMASMVAAY is encoded by the coding sequence ATGAATCGCTCAATTGTTCCCCTCCTTTGTTCCTTCCTCCTCCTATCCGCCTTCTCGGCCTCGGCCTTTAATGTCACAAAAATCCTCAGCCAATATCCTGATTATAGTAATTTCAATGACCTTCTTTCTAAAACTGGCTTAGCTAGTGATATTAACTCAAGATCAACAATAACACTCTTAGCAATCCCAAATGGTGCAATTGGTGATCTTACCTCAAAATCTGACGATGTTGTCAAGAGGATCTTGTCTACACACGTTGTGTTGGATTACTATGACCCAATGAAACTCAAGAGTATGAAGGACAAAACAGCCAAATTGACTACAATGTTCCAACAATCCGGGAAAGCATCAAACGACCAAGGATTCTTGAATGTTACTGCTAAAGATAACACCTTTGTTTTTGGCTCAGCTGTTAAAGGGGCTCAACTTAATTCTAGACTTGAAAAATCTGTCATGAACCAACCTTACAATATCTCAATTCTTGGAATTTCTCAACCAATTGTGACACCAGGACTTGATGGTACCCTTGCACCTGTTTCAGCCCCACCACCAAAGGCTAATGCACCCTCTTCGCCTAAGAGTTCACCACCTGCTGAGTCACCTGATGACGAAGCAGAGTCCCCTGATGATGAAGCAGAGTCCCCAGCTCCTTCTGAGGAAGACACAAAGGCCCCTGCTCCTTCTAAGGATGCCGATTCGCCTTCAGCTGATTCTCCTCCAGCCGATGCTCagtcaccatcatcatcatctgcTGGGAAACTGAAGATTTCTTTTGGTTTATTTGTGGTAATGGCATCTATGGTTGCAGCCTattaa